Proteins encoded by one window of Juglans regia cultivar Chandler chromosome 15, Walnut 2.0, whole genome shotgun sequence:
- the LOC108984350 gene encoding probable leucine-rich repeat receptor-like protein kinase At5g49770 has product MTDIRLLLFLALFSSGILVISSLTDPHDATILQSLKDMWKNTPPSWGHSEDPCGAWEGVKCNDTRITTLGLSTMGLEGKLSGDIGELTELRSLDLSFNRGLTGSLSPRVGDLQKLNILILAGCSFSGEIPDELGNLSELSFLALNSNNLTGKIPPSLGKLSKLYWLDLADNQLTGPLPISTSSTPGLDLLLKAKHFHFNKNQLSGSIPAKLFSSKMVLIHILFDGNQLSGSIPPTLGLVQTVEVLRLDRNALTGRVPSNLGNLTSINELNLAHNNLVGALPDLTQLTDLNYVDLSNNSFDPSEAPVWFSNLPSLTTLIMEYGSLEGTVPQKLFTFPQIQQVKLKNNTFNGTLNVGENVGPQLQLVDLQNNDISSVTFTSGYTKILILIGNPVCGADLSNTNFCQLQQQPTKPYSTSLANCGSTSCPPEQELSPQSCECAYPYAGTLYFRGPRFRELSNVNIFHSLEMSLWVKLGLTPGSVSLQNPFFNTDDYLQVQLALFPATGKYFNRSEVLRIGFDLSNQTYKPPPQFGPYYFIASPYAFPATHGTTISSPVIVGIAIGCAILVLVLVGVGIYAVRQKKRAERAIGLSKPFASWAPSGNDSGGAPQLKGARWFSYDELKKCTNNFNESNEIGSGGYGKVYRGMLSDGLVVAIKRAQHGSMQGGLEFKTEIELLSRVHHKNLVGLVGFCFEQGEQMLIYEFLPNGTLRESLSGKSGIYLDWKRRLRIALGSARGLAYLHELANPPIIHRDVKSTNILLDENLTAKVADFGLSKLVSDGSKGHVSTQVKGTLGYLDPEYYMTQQLTEKSDVYSFGVVMLELVTAKQPIEKGKYIVREVLTAMNKNDDEYYGLRNMIDSSIRNITNLIGFGRFLELAMQCVEDSAADRPTMSEVVKALETILQNDGMATNSTSASSSATDFVASKGASKHPYKDSLPKKDVTDSDAFDYSGGYTLTAKVEPK; this is encoded by the exons ATGACGGATATCCGGTTGCTGCTCTTTCTGGCTTTGTTCTCTTCAGGAATTCTGGTTATTTCCTCACTTACAGATCCTCATGATG CCACTATACTCCAATCCCTGAAGGACATGTGGAAAAATACACCACCAAGCTGGGGACATTCAGAAGACCCTTGTGGAGCTTGGGAAGGAGTAAAATGCAATGATACTAGGATTACTACTTT GGGATTATCCACAATGGGTCTAGAAGGGAAACTTAGTGGTGACATTGGAGAACTTACTGAATTGAGATCCTT GGACCTGTCATTTAATCGAGGGCTTACAGGTTCTCTCTCTCCTAGAGTAGGGGATCTGCAAAAGCTTAATATCTT AATCCTAGCAGGCTGCAGCTTCAGTGGTGAAATTCCAGATGAGTTGGGCAATCTTTCAGAGCTTTCCTTCCT GGCTCTCAATTCAAACAACTTAACTGGTAAAATACCCCCGTCTTTGGGTAAACTCTCCAAACTCTACTGGCTGGACCTGGCGGATAACCAGTTGACAGGACCCCTCCCCATATCAACCTCCTCTACCCCAGGCTTGGACCTCCTTCTGAAGGCTAAACATTT CCATTTCAACAAGAACCAGCTTTCAGGTTCCATTCCGGCCAAACTTTTCAGCTCTAAGATGGTACTGATACACAT ATTATTTGATGGAAATCAACTTTCTGGAAGTATCCCACCAACCTTAGGGCTCGTACAGACTGTTGAGGTTCT TCGACTTGACAGAAACGCTCTTACAGGAAGGGTCCCATCTAATCTCGGCAACCTTACAAGCATCAACGAATT GAATTTAGCCCATAATAATCTGGTAGGCGCTTTACCAGATTTAACTCAATTGACGGACCTCAATTATGT GGACCTTAGTAACAACTCGTTTGACCCATCAGAAGCTCCAGTTTGGTTCTCAAACTTGCCATCACTCACCACTCT GATTATGGAATATGGGTCGCTTGAAGGGACTGTGCCACAAAAACTCTTCACCTTTCCACAGATACAACAAGT gaaattgaaaaacaatACATTTAATGGCACATTGAACGTGGGTGAAAACGTCGGCCCACAACTGCAGCTAGTTGATTTGCAAAACAACGATATTTCCTCAGTAACATTTACTTCTGGCTacacaaaaatattaat ATTAATAGGAAACCCAGTGTGTGGTGCTGATCTATCAAATACAAACTTCTGCCAGCTTCAGCAACAACCTACAAAGCCCTATTCTACCAGCCTGGCTAATTGTGGAAGTACATCATGTCCTCCTGAACAAGAGCTCAGCCCTCAGAGTTGTGAATGTGCCTATCCATATGCAGGAACATTATATTTTAGAGGACCCAGATTCAGGGAATTGTCCAATGTGAATATATTTCATTCATTGGAAATGAGCTTGTGGGTAAAACTAGGGCTGACTCCTGGTTCAGTCTCTCTTCAAAACCCCTTTTTCAATACTGATGACTATCTTCAAGTGCAGCTAGCACTCTTTCCAGCaactggaaaatattttaataggtCAGAAGTTCTGAGAATTGGGTTCGACTTGAGTAATCAAACATACAAGCCACCTCCACAGTTTGGGCCCTATTATTTTATTGCATCTCCTTACGCTTTCCCAG CCACACATGGAACAACTATTAGCTCTCCTGTAATAGTTGGGATTGCAATTGGCTGTGCCATTTTGGTTTTGGTCCTTGTTGGAGTAGGGATATATGCTGTTCGGCAAAAGAAACGTGCAGAAAGAGCCATTGGATTAAGTAAACCATTTG CTTCCTGGGCACCAAGTGGTAATGATAGTGGGGGTGCACCGCAGTTAAAGGGAGCAAGATGGTTTTCTTATGATGAACTCAAAAAGTGCACCAATAATTTCAATGAAAGCAATGAGATAGGTTCTGGAGGGTATGGCAAG GTTTATAGAGGGATGCTTTCTGATGGACTAGTTGTGGCTATCAAAAGAGCTCAGCATGGATCAATGCAGGGTGGACTTGAGTTCAAGACTGAAATTGAGTTGCTTTCTCGAGTTCATCACAAGAATCTTGTTGGCCTAGtgggtttttgttttgaacAAGGAGAACAGATGTTGATCTATGAATTTTTGCCTAATGGAACGCTTAGGGAGAGCTTGTCAG GGAAATCTGGCATTTATCTCGATTGGAAGAGAAGACTCCGCATTGCTCTTGGCTCAGCCAGAGGACTAGCTTACCTACATGAGCTTGCTAATCCTCCTATAATCCACAGAGATGTTAAGTCCACCAATATTCTGTTGGATGAAAATTTGACAGCAAAGGTTGCAGATTTTGGCTTGTCCAAGCTGGTATCGGACGGTTCAAAAGGGCATGTTTCAACTCAAGTGAAAGGCACACTT GGTTATTTGGATCCTGAATACTACATGACTCAACAGTTAACTGAGAAGAGCGATGTGTACAGTTTTGGAGTGGTTATGCTTGAACTGGTAACAGCCAAGCAACCAATTGAGAAGGGAAAGTACATCGTCCGTGAGGTGCTGACAGCGATGAATAAGAACGATGACGAGTACTATGGCTTGAGGAACATGATTGATTCATCCATTAGAAACATAACAAATCTTATAGGGTTTGGGAGGTTCCTTGAGTTGGCCATGCAATGTGTTGAAGATTCAGCTGCAGACCGTCCAACAATGAGTGAAGTGGTAAAGGCACTTGAAACTATTTTACAGAATGATGGGATGGCCACAAACTCAACATCTGCATCCTCTTCTGCAACTGACTTTGTTGCATCAAAAGGTGCTTCTAAGCATCCTTACAAGGACTCTTTACCAAAAAAGGATGTCACTGACAGTGATGCCTTTGATTACAGTGGTGGATACACCCTCACTGCAAAAGTTGAACCCAAGTAG